One Triticum dicoccoides isolate Atlit2015 ecotype Zavitan chromosome 5B, WEW_v2.0, whole genome shotgun sequence genomic window carries:
- the LOC119312621 gene encoding uncharacterized protein LOC119312621 — protein sequence MAAPPPAIPDDLVEEILLRLPPDHPAFLLRASIVCKDWAGIVSRPPFRRRLHELHPTPPLLGFLRRLHELHRTPPVPGFLRCLVRGLVPHFIPTTASSFSPAAPDWHSWRAQDCRHGRALFISTGEGTPELLVWEPTTGAQQHVPMPAAFGRRNYFPMATVLCTADGCDHRDCLGGPFHVVFSFSDGPDQEDFDPEEEEEEEEEWVRSLTVYSSETGTWGELTSVHIKFQINYQQYSSLLVGSSLLYFTGMPEYTSITEYDMARHTLTVFEPPGDCSEVGCNLMPTEDGGLGVIEGLFDQHVKLWTREAGDG from the coding sequence ATGGCAGCACCGCCGCCTGCGATCCCGGACGACCTCGTCGAagagatcctcctccgcctcccgcccgACCACCCCGCATTCCTCCTCCGCGCCTCCATTGTCTGCAAGGACTGGGCCGGCATCGTCTCTCGCCCGcccttccgccgccgcctccacgagCTCCACCCGACGCCacccctcctcggcttcctccgcCGCCTCCACGAGCTCCACCGGACACCACCCGTCCCCGGCTTCCTCCGCTGCTTAGTCCGCGGCCTCGTCCCCCACTTCATCCCCACCACCGCCTCGTCCTTCTCTCCCGCCGCCCCGGACTGGCACTCCTGGCGGGCCCAGGACTGCCGCCATGGCCGCGCCCTCTTCATCTCCACGGGAGAGGGTACTCCGGAACTCCTTGTGTGGGAGCCAACCACGGGCGCCCAGCAGCACGTGCCGATGCCCGCGGCGTTCGGGAGGAGGAACTACTTCCCGATGGCGACTGTGTTGTGCACAGCGGATGGGTGCGACCATCGCGACTGTCTCGGGGGTCCTTTCCACGTCGTCTTCTCCTTCTCAGACGGCCCAGATCAGGAGGATTTTgacccagaggaggaggaggaggaggaggaggagtgggttaGGTCGCTGACCGTATACTCGTCGGAGACTGGCACCTGGGGAGAGCTGACCTCGGTGCACATCAAGTTCCAAATTAACTACCAACAATATTCCAGCCTGCTCGTTGGCAGCTCTTTGCTCTACTTCACGGGCATGCCCGAATATACGTCAATCACGGAGTAtgacatggcaaggcacactttgacCGTGTTCGAGCCACCAGGCGACTGCTCCGAAGTCGGATGTAACCTCATGCCGACGGAGGATGGTGGATTGGGAGTTATCGAAGGCTTGTTCGATCAGCATGTCAAATTGTGGACAAGGGAGGCGGGTGACGGGTGA